The DNA sequence GGCCGGATCACCCGCATCGCCGTGGCCCCCGGTGACGTGGTCCAGGAGGGCGACCTCATCGCGGTGGTGGAGTAGCTGTCCACGCTCACCGACCTCCTGGCCGAGCACACCAAGCTCTCCGGCGGCGCCGTCGACCACCTGCAACTGGTGGTCGCCGAGTGGCAGCTGCTGTCCGACCTCAGCTTCGCCGACTTCCTGATGTGGGTGCCGCTGGACGACACCACGTTCCTGTGCGTCGCCCAGGCCCGGCCGACGACCGCGCCCACCGCGCACCCCGAGGACGTCGTCGGCAGCATGGTGGACGTCGAGGAGCACCCCCAGCTGCGTCGCGCCATGACCGAGGCCCGGATCTGCCGCGAGGAGGACCCGCGCTGGCACCTGGGCGTGCCGGTGCGCCGCGAGGCCATCCCGGTCAAGCGGGACGGTGAGGTCATCGGGGTGCTCAGCCGCAACACGAACCTGGCCGTGCCGCGCGTGCCGAGCCCGCTGGAGATCTCCTACCTGGGCAGCGCCGCCGACCTGTGCCAGATGATCTCCGACGGCACGTTCCCGACCACCGAGCCGTCCCCGGACGTGCACACCAGCCCCCGCGTCGGTGACGGCCTGATCCGGCTGGACGCGTCGGGCGCGGTGGTGTTCGCCAGCCCCAACGCGCTGAGCGCCTACCACCGCATGGGCCACGCGTCCGACCTGGTCGGCGTGCACCTGGCCCCGCTGACCCGGTCCCTGATCGGCGACCCGTTCGACGCCACCGAGGTGGCGCAGCGCATCCGGGCCGCCCTGGACGGCCAGCCGTCGATGCGCATCGAGGCCGAGTCGCGCCGCGGCGCGGCGGTGCTGTTCCGGGCCCTGCCGCTGCGCCCGCGGGGCAGCGCGGCGGGCGCGCTGGTGCTGTGCCGCGACGTCACCGAGGTCCGCCGCCGCGACCGCGCCCTGATGTCGAAGGACGCGACGATCCGCGAGATCCACCACCGGGTGAAGAACAACCTCCAGACGGTGGCCGCGCTGCTGCGCCTGCAGAGCAGGCGGACCAGCAGCGAGGAGGCGCGCGAGGCGCTGGCCGAGTCGGTGCGCCGCGTCACGTCCATCGCCCTGGTGCACGAGACGCTGTCCATGTCGGTGGACGAGCGGGTGGACCTGGACGACGTGGTGGACAAGGTCATCCCGATGATGTCGGACGTGGCCGCCACCGAGTCGCAGGTGGTGGTGCGCCGGGAGGGCCCGTTCGGCATCGTCCCGGCGGAGCTGGCGACCCCGTTGGTGATGGTGCTGACCGAGCTCGTGCAGAACGCGTTCGAGCACGCGTACGCGGCGGGCCAGCGCGGCGAGGTCGTCGTGCACGCCGAGCGCTCGGCGAAGTGGCTGGACGTGGTGATCTCCGACGACGGCCGCGGCCTGCCCCAGGGCTTCTCGCTGGAGCGCACCGACCGGCTCGGCCTGCAGATCGTCAGGACGCTGGTGGAATCCGAACTCAGGGGCTCGTTGAGCTTGCGGCGGCGGCCCCGAGGCGGTACAGAGGCGGTCCTGCGCGTACCGCTCAGGGCACGGCGTTAGACTGCTCCCCGTGCACACGTGACGACCTACCTCAGCGGAGTCACGTGGTCATGCGGGAGGGTGTGCAACACAAAGCGAAGGGCCCGACACCTGGCACGGTGTCGGGCCCTTCGTCTGCTTGACGGATGCGGCTCAGGCGTTGCTGCGAGCCCGGGTGCGAGCGTTGCGGCGCTTGAGGGCGCGACGCTCGTCTTCGCTCATCCCGCCCCACACGCCGGCGTCCTGGCCGCTCTCCAACGCCCACGAGAGGCAGTCGGCGACGACGGGGCAACGGCGGCAGACGGTCTTCGCCTCGGCGATCTGCAGGAGCGCAGGACCGCTGTTCCCCACGGGGAAGAACAGCTCGGGGTCCTCGTCGCGGCAGATCGCGCGGTGGCGCCAGTCCATTGGAACTACTCCTCAGCTAGGCGCGCGCGAAGGCGCGCCACTCGTCAGCGGTCGGTTTTGGGGTGCTTGTGAATGCTTTCACGAACGGCCGGGATGTCAAGGGTTTAGCCCCAACCCGGTGAGTGAACTCACCCGAAAGATCGACTGAGTTCACGTGGCGTTCTCGCCGCGGTGTCACAGCAGGTC is a window from the Saccharothrix saharensis genome containing:
- a CDS encoding WhiB family transcriptional regulator, encoding MDWRHRAICRDEDPELFFPVGNSGPALLQIAEAKTVCRRCPVVADCLSWALESGQDAGVWGGMSEDERRALKRRNARTRARSNA
- a CDS encoding PAS domain-containing sensor histidine kinase — translated: MSTLTDLLAEHTKLSGGAVDHLQLVVAEWQLLSDLSFADFLMWVPLDDTTFLCVAQARPTTAPTAHPEDVVGSMVDVEEHPQLRRAMTEARICREEDPRWHLGVPVRREAIPVKRDGEVIGVLSRNTNLAVPRVPSPLEISYLGSAADLCQMISDGTFPTTEPSPDVHTSPRVGDGLIRLDASGAVVFASPNALSAYHRMGHASDLVGVHLAPLTRSLIGDPFDATEVAQRIRAALDGQPSMRIEAESRRGAAVLFRALPLRPRGSAAGALVLCRDVTEVRRRDRALMSKDATIREIHHRVKNNLQTVAALLRLQSRRTSSEEAREALAESVRRVTSIALVHETLSMSVDERVDLDDVVDKVIPMMSDVAATESQVVVRREGPFGIVPAELATPLVMVLTELVQNAFEHAYAAGQRGEVVVHAERSAKWLDVVISDDGRGLPQGFSLERTDRLGLQIVRTLVESELRGSLSLRRRPRGGTEAVLRVPLRARR